Proteins co-encoded in one Gossypium arboreum isolate Shixiya-1 chromosome 11, ASM2569848v2, whole genome shotgun sequence genomic window:
- the LOC128283993 gene encoding protein AGENET DOMAIN (AGD)-CONTAINING P1-like, with protein sequence MVVFFEGDEVKVCSKVEGFLLLGSYYEAKILPPYKNIVEEEDQTSPLVEIVSTDEVRPMPPPATITRATQVFHYLDRVDAFDNDGWWVGILFLLL encoded by the coding sequence ATGGTGGTGTTTTTCGAAGGAGATGAAGTCAAAGTATGCAGCAAGGTAGAAGGGTTCTTACTCTTAGGTTCTTACTACGAAGCAAAGATCTTACCCCCATACAAGAACATAGTTGAAGAAGAAGACCAGACTTCACCTCTGGTTGAGATAGTTTCAACCGACGAGGTCCGACCAATGCCACCTCCGGCAACAATCACAAGAGCTACTCAGGTTTTCCATTATTTGGACAGGGTGGATGCTTTTGACAACGATGGTTGGTGGGTAGGGATATTGTTTTTATTATTGTAG
- the LOC108471397 gene encoding protein AGENET DOMAIN (AGD)-CONTAINING P1-like has product MAMFFKGDKVEVCSKEEGFLGSYYQAKILSPLNDNTLYRVQYKNLVEEEDQTRPLVEIVSADEVRPVPPTVTFTKATQVFHYLDSVDAFDNDGWWVGKITGRQGSKYWVYFETTRDEIAYPVSRLRHHLEWRDGHWILANDTFF; this is encoded by the coding sequence ATGGCGATGTTTTTCAAAGGAGATAAAGTCGAAGTATGCAGCAAGGAAGAAGGGTTCTTGGGTTCTTACTACCAAGCTAAAATATTATCCCCGTTGAACGACAATACTCTTTATAGAGTGCAGTACAAGAACCTGGTTGAAGAAGAAGATCAGACTCGGCCTCTGGTTGAGATAGTTTCAGCCGACGAGGTCCGACCAGTGCCACCAACAGTAACCTTCACAAAAGCTACTCAGGTTTTCCATTATCTGGACTCGGTGGATGCTTTCGACAACGATGGTTGGTGGGTGGGGAAGATCACTGGGAGACAGGGATCTAAATATTGGGTTTATTTTGAAACTACCAGAGATGAGATTGCTTACCCCGTTTCTCGATTGAGACATCATCTTGAATGGCGTGATGGCCACTGGATTCTTGCCAACGACACCTTCTTCTGA